A single genomic interval of Musa acuminata AAA Group cultivar baxijiao chromosome BXJ3-4, Cavendish_Baxijiao_AAA, whole genome shotgun sequence harbors:
- the LOC135635703 gene encoding F-box protein At5g46170-like, translating into MDGLRPDHWDPVEEDEGIDHFDRLPDSVLLVIFNLVGDVKALGRCCVVSRRFHALVRLVDEVVVRVDCVISDDPSLSRVAEAGGAAASDKPRGVFSHLARIVLGGLVKPLVALGQILSPSSSSSAAAAAAFTAARKSAPSSSSFSSTSSDVSHHSPTEVLKNFNVIRRLRIELPDGELGVDDGVLLKWRADFGSTLDSCVILSASSVAFSSSISPDSPNPNPSLGFEDACVGDDCGSMPDSFYTDGSLKRRVVWTISSLIAASARHYLLHPIVADHETLESLHLTDADGQGVLTMDRRQLQELRGKPVMASGCSQRTLLPALSMRLWYAQQLELPDGMLLKGATLLAIKPSEEWTTGAVGGSVGLSDGCRVSDAFEEPYRTAAKMLMNRRTYCLEMNSF; encoded by the coding sequence ATGGACGGGTTGCGGCCGGACCACTGGGATCCGGTGGAGGAGGATGAGGGGATCGATCACTTCGACCGGCTGCCGGACTCGGTGCTCCTTGTGATCTTCAACCTGGTCGGCGACGTCAAGGCCTTGGGGCGTTGCTGCGTCGTCTCCCGCCGCTTCCACGCCCTCGTCCGACTCGTCGACGAGGTCGTCGTCCGAGTCGACTGTGTCATCTCCGACGATCCCTCCCTCTCCCGGGTCGCCGAGGCGGGCGGCGCTGCCGCGTCAGACAAGCCCCGCGGCGTCTTCTCCCACCTTGCTCGCATCGTCCTCGGCGGCCTCGTCAAGCCCCTCGTGGCTCTCGGGCAAATCCTGTCCCCGTCATCTTCCTcctccgctgctgccgccgctgcctTCACCGCGGCCAGGAAGTCCGCGCCATCGTCCTCTTCATTCTCTTCAACTTCGTCCGATGTCTCCCACCATTCCCCGACCGAAGTCTTGAAGAACTTCAATGTGATCCGGCGCCTCCGCATCGAGCTTCCCGACGGCGAGCTCGGCGTCGACGACGGCGTCCTCTTGAAGTGGAGGGCGGACTTCGGATCCACCCTCGATAGCTGCGTCATCCTTAGCGCCTCGTCCGTGGCGTTCTCGTCTTCCATTTCCCCGGACTCCCCAAACCCTAATCCTAGTCTTGGTTTCGAGGACGCTTGTGTCGGTGATGATTGCGGAAGCATGCCAGATTCGTTCTATACTGATGGAAGCTTGAAGCGGAGGGTGGTGTGGACTATTAGTTCGCTGATTGCCGCCTCAGCGCGGCATTATCTTCTCCATCCTATTGTGGCTGACCATGAAACATTAGAGAGCTTGCATCTAACAGATGCCGATGGGCAGGGGGTGCTGACCATGGACCGGCGGCAACTGCAGGAATTAAGGGGAAAGCCAGTGATGGCTTCGGGGTGCTCGCAACGGACACTTCTGCCGGCACTAAGCATGCGTCTGTGGTATGCACAGCAGCTCGAGTTGCCGGATGGGATGTTGTTGAAGGGTGCGACATTGTTGGCCATCAAACCAAGTGAGGAGTGGACGACGGGGGCAGTCGGTGGATCTGTCGGGCTCTCAGATGGTTGCAGGGTTTCAGATGCCTTTGAAGAGCCATACAGGACAGCAGCCAAGATGCTCATGAATAGGAGGACTTATTGCCTCGAGATGAATTCCTTCTGA